A region of the Candidatus Rokuibacteriota bacterium genome:
TCCTCGCGGATGCGGCCCTGCCTGGTCATGAGGTCGTTGATGGGCAGCTCCTTCATCTTTGCCATGACCGCCTTCGCCTCGTCGGTACCGGCCGCCTTGACCGCCTTCAGGTAATGCATGGTGGCGCCGTAGGTGCCGGCCTGGATCATGGTCGGCGGCATACCCTTGGCTGCGGTAAACCGGTCGGTGAAGGCCCGGGCCTCCGGGCTCATGTCCCAGTAGAACGAGCTCGCCATCAGGAGCCCCTGCGCGGTCGGGAGACCGATCGCCCGCACTTCGGGATACTGGATCAGGAGCGCCGCCACTCGCTGGCCTCCACGCTCGAGCCCGAACTCCTTCGCCTGCTTGATCGCATTGGTGATGTCGGCGCCGCCATTCGCCATCACCACCACCTTGGCCCTCGAGGCTTGCGCCTGCAGCAGGAAGGACGAGAAGTCCGGGTTGTTCAGCGGATGCCGCGCCGAGCCCAGCACCTTGCCGCCCGCGGCCTTGACGAAGTCGCTCGCGTTCTGCTCCAGCGCGTGGCCGAAGGCGTAGTCGACGGTGATGAAGAACCAGGAATCGCCGCCCTGCTTCACGACGGCGTTGACGAGGGTCTTGCTCTGGCCGTAGGTGTCGTACACTCAGTGCACGCTGTGCGCCGAGCATGACTTGCCGGTCAGCTCCGCCGTCGCCGCGGCGGTCGGCATCACCAGCCGGTTGGACTGCTCTGCGAGCTTCACCACGCCGAGGGCGATAGCTGAATGCGGGATGCCGATGATCAGGTCGACCTGGTCCTGCTCGTACCAGCGGCGCGCGATCCCGACGCCGACATCGACCGTGTTCTGCATGTCGGCCGAGATCACCTCGATGAGCTTGCCGAGCGCACTCCCGCCGAAATCCGCCACTGCCATCCGCACCGCCAGCAGGTCGCCCGGACCGGTATTGTCAGAATAGGGGCCGGACATGTCGTCCAGCACGCCGATCTTCACCCCGCCGTCCTGGGCGGAGCTCAGCGTGGGCGCCACCAATACGGCGGCGGCGAATACAGCCATCAAGATCTTGAGCCAGCGCATCGCGCGTCCCTCCTTTGACCTCAGCTTCGTTCACCGCTCGGTGGCGTAGCCTCTCTCAGCGACGCCCCTTGTCCATGAGCAGACCACGTCGGGCGAGGTTGGCCATCAAGGCCCCGGTGCCGAAACTCCACGGCTCCGCCTGATCGCAGGTCACCACCTCGTTGACCAGTGCGCCGAGCTCGCTCGCGGCGATGCGGACGACGTCCCCCGTCTTGTGAGTGAACCCGCTCCCGGGGGCGCCGCGATCGTCCACGGGGGCGAACATGGTGCCGATGAAGAGCAGCAGGCCGTCGGGGTACTGGTGGTAGCGGCTGTGCGCTTGTGACGCAAGATCGGCCAGGTCACGGCTGATCTCGCTCACGCGCGTCGTGTGTGTCACGCGGAAGCCGTCGGGGCCCTCCACCACGGTCTCGAAGGTCAGGCGGCGCGCGGCGTCGAGCGTGAACGTCTCGTCCAGCACCCGCACGAAGGGGCCCACGGCGCACGAGGCATTGTTGTCTTTCGCGCGACCCAGGAGGAGCGCGCTCCGCCCCTCGACGTCCCGCAGGTTCACGTCATTGCCCAGGGTGACGCCGACGATCACACCCGCGCTATTGATCACGAGGACGAGCTCGGGCTCTGGATTGCTCCAGACGGAGGCTGGATGGATTCCCACGCGGGCGCCGAGACCGACCGCGGCCATGGGCGGACACTTGGTGAAGAGCTCCGCGTCGGGCCCGATCCCGACTTCGAGGTACTGCGACCACATGTCCCGGGCGATCAGCACCTCCTTGACGCGGGCCGCCTCCGGGGAGCCGGGACGGACGCCACGCAGGTCGGGCCCGACAATGGCCTGGATCTCCCGCCGGACACCATCGGCCAGGGCTGGGTTGCCGCGCGCTCGCTCTTCGATCACGCGCTCGAGGAGGCTCGCGACGAAGGTCACCCCACTCGCCTTGACGGCCTGCAGGTCGCACGGTGCCAGGAGCCAGGGGCGCGACGAGTCGCGATGACCTTCCGTGCTGTTGGCCACGATGTCACCGAGGCGCCCGATGACAGGGCCGACCTTGATCGCCGTCCGCAGGTCGTCAGGCTTGGCGACGTTCAGCAGATGGCTGACCGTCGGATACGCGGGCGTCAGGTCCACGGCCAGGTCGCCGCGCACCGCGATGACAGACGGTCCATCCTCGGCAGGGACCCACGCCCGGCCGATCAACAGGGCCGCGGCGTCCGTGGGCACGCATTCGCTGGCGGACAGCCTCGATGTCGACGTCATCGTCCCCTCCCAGGGCAAGGTCTGCACTACGATATTCGGATCTACCGCCGGCGGCCCGGTGCCCGCGCCGATCCTGCCAGACCGCGGATGGCAGGTCAAATCGGAGGCGGCGCCTAGGCTCCTGTGGCGCGCGAGAGAACGTCCCCATAGCCCGAGGCCACCTCCATGCGGGGCCCCTAGCCCTTCGCGAGGAGCAGTGCGTGGGCGCGCCGGAGCTTCCAGCACGGGACGAAGATGAGCAGGTGGTGCTCGAGATGGTAGTTGACCCAGTACGGGGCCAGGAACGCGCGCGCCAGCGGGCCGGCCGCCGTCGTGCGGGTATTCCGCAGAGGGTCGTCGTCATCGGGCACCACCGCATGCTCGGCGATGCTCCGCAGCCGCGCCACGAGCTGATGCCACGTGGCTGTGACAAGACAGGTCCCGAGGGAGGACCCTCGGGCTCGGCGGGTCATGCCTGAGAACGGGTTTTATGTCATCTCCGCTCCGCCTTGACGGCGCGTGGCAGATCGGCGACCATGTGTGCTGCAAATCGAACCCGACAACCCAGTTCGCGTCATACCGGGAGGGAAAAGCAATGAAATTCGCCATGAGACAATTTGGACTCGCGGCCCTTGCCGCGGGCGTCCTGACGCTGGGGCTGTGGAGCGATGCCTCGGCGCAGCGCAAGCTGAGCTTCGCCTACGACCAGCCGGTGACGACGGCCTACGGCATCGCCGCGAACATATTCGACGAAAAGCTGAAGGCGTTGAGCGGCGGCAAGCTCAGCATCAATCAGTTCCCCGGCGCGCAACTGGGGACCGAGCCGCAGACGCTGCAGAAGCTCCGCGCGGGGGACATCGACTTCGTCATCACGGCAACCGCGAACGCGGCCAGCGTGGCGCCGCAAGCCGGCGTGTTCTCGCTTCACTTCATCTTCCGCGACGAGAACCATCTGGCCAGGGCGCTGGCCGACCCGGCCGTGTCCTCCGCGTTCCGCGCGATGATCAAGGAATCGACGCAGGGCGCCCAGGTCATCGGCCTGATCACCATGGGCTTCCGCAACATGTACAGCAAAAAGGAGATCAGCAAGGTCGAGGACCTCAAGGGCCTGAAGGTGCGCGTGCAGGCGACCAAGACCGAGGACACGCACTTCCCGGCCTATGGCGCGCAGACCGTGCACATGCCCTTCGGCGAGGTCTACGTGTCGCTCCAGACCGGCGTGGTGAACGTGGCCGAGAACGGTGTCAACGTGTACGAGACGAACAAGCACTACGAAGTGGCGCCGGTGCTGAACATGACCCAGCACGAGGCCAACAACAACTGCATCTGGGTCAGCGACAAGGCCTGGAACAGCTTCAGCGCCGAAGAGAAGAAGTGGGTCCAGGAGGCGGCCGACGAAGTGAGCCGGCGCGAGCCCGCCATGGCCTTCAAGCTGGAGGCCGAATCGGCCGTCAAGCTTCAGAAGATCGGCGTGAAGGTCAACTCCAAGGTCGACAAGTCCGGCTTCATGAAGGCCGCCGCGCCCATCCAGGACCAGCTGGCCACGGAGCTCGGGCCCCATGCGGTCAAGATCCTGGGTCTCGTCCGCGCGGTGAAGTAGTCCCACCGATGTGATACGGCGCGGCGGTGCGGGCAGCGCCGCCGCGCTTCGCGCGACAGGGATACGCACATGGCAGCCGTGACCGACTTTGCCGCAAATAGAGCGCTGATCCTCCAGCGCCACCGCCACCTGAAATGGAAATGGCTGGACCCGCTCGAGGCCGGCTTGATGGCCCTGTGCGGAGTGTGCATCAGCGTCTTTACGCTGTGCGTCTTCCTGGACGTGGTGACGCGTACCATCGGCTATCCTTGGCTGTGGCTGCAACAGGCGACCACGGCATTCTTCGCCTGGGGCGCGTTCATCGGCATTGCCGCCGCCATTCGGCGCAACGACCATATCTACCTGTCCGAGATCACCAAGCATATGACCGGTACCAACCGCTGGGCGATCGAGACCTTCAACCGGCTGGTTGTGCTGATCGTGGCCGGATTCATGGTCTGGTTCGGCTACAAGAACGCGATGCTGGACCTGGGCAGCTTCCGCATGCCCTGGCTCATTCCCCTGACCGTCTATACCGGCGTCGTGCCGATTTCGGGCGCCCTGGTGATGCTGTTTTGCGTCGAGCAGATGGTCAATGGATGGCACAACGGCTTCGAGGGTCCAGAGGACGACGAATTCCTGCCGGAGCCTGTCGAATGAGCTCCGGCTTGCTTCTGGTCTTGATGGGAGGCTTGTTCCTGCTGTTGGGCTACATGGGCGTGCCGGTGGCGTTCGCGATCATCGCGGGCGTGTTGGTGGTGACGGCGTTCACCCCGATCAGCTTCCAGTCGATGATCGGACAGTTGTTCCACGGCATCGACTCCGAGGCGCTCCTGGCCGTCCCCTTCTTCCTCCTCGTCGGCGAGCTGATGTCGTCGTCCGACGTGATCCATCGCATGATCCGCCTCGCCCAGGCGCTGGTGGGGCACCTGCGCGGCGGGCTGGCCCAGGTCGTCACGCTGTTCAGCATGTTCTTCGCGGGCATCTCGGGCTCCTCGGCTGCCGACGTCGCGGTGCTGAGCCGCACCGTGGCGCCCGAGATGGACAAGGAGCGCTACGACCGCGCCTTCACCGCGGCGCTGATCGCCTCGGCCTCGACCATGGCCAACCTGATCCCGCCGTCGA
Encoded here:
- a CDS encoding fumarylacetoacetate hydrolase family protein; translation: MTSTSRLSASECVPTDAAALLIGRAWVPAEDGPSVIAVRGDLAVDLTPAYPTVSHLLNVAKPDDLRTAIKVGPVIGRLGDIVANSTEGHRDSSRPWLLAPCDLQAVKASGVTFVASLLERVIEERARGNPALADGVRREIQAIVGPDLRGVRPGSPEAARVKEVLIARDMWSQYLEVGIGPDAELFTKCPPMAAVGLGARVGIHPASVWSNPEPELVLVINSAGVIVGVTLGNDVNLRDVEGRSALLLGRAKDNNASCAVGPFVRVLDETFTLDAARRLTFETVVEGPDGFRVTHTTRVSEISRDLADLASQAHSRYHQYPDGLLLFIGTMFAPVDDRGAPGSGFTHKTGDVVRIAASELGALVNEVVTCDQAEPWSFGTGALMANLARRGLLMDKGRR
- a CDS encoding TRAP transporter substrate-binding protein; translation: MKFAMRQFGLAALAAGVLTLGLWSDASAQRKLSFAYDQPVTTAYGIAANIFDEKLKALSGGKLSINQFPGAQLGTEPQTLQKLRAGDIDFVITATANAASVAPQAGVFSLHFIFRDENHLARALADPAVSSAFRAMIKESTQGAQVIGLITMGFRNMYSKKEISKVEDLKGLKVRVQATKTEDTHFPAYGAQTVHMPFGEVYVSLQTGVVNVAENGVNVYETNKHYEVAPVLNMTQHEANNNCIWVSDKAWNSFSAEEKKWVQEAADEVSRREPAMAFKLEAESAVKLQKIGVKVNSKVDKSGFMKAAAPIQDQLATELGPHAVKILGLVRAVK
- a CDS encoding TRAP transporter small permease; this encodes MAAVTDFAANRALILQRHRHLKWKWLDPLEAGLMALCGVCISVFTLCVFLDVVTRTIGYPWLWLQQATTAFFAWGAFIGIAAAIRRNDHIYLSEITKHMTGTNRWAIETFNRLVVLIVAGFMVWFGYKNAMLDLGSFRMPWLIPLTVYTGVVPISGALVMLFCVEQMVNGWHNGFEGPEDDEFLPEPVE